One genomic window of Ilyobacter polytropus DSM 2926 includes the following:
- the dhaL gene encoding dihydroxyacetone kinase subunit DhaL, whose translation MEMILNKENFVDMLNSSCQLIDKNIDKLGNIDAKFGDGDHGVTMSKISNIIKKCINNWENESVYEFFENMGEEIMDVNGGSAGPLYGTFFQGLGEGIENSEEIDNKVFKKMILSSLENMQMITKAKVGDKTMMDTLIPAAECAKKSSLELPECITEIADAACRGAEKSKEFPSKFGRARFFKDETIGYMDAGAMSLSLIFMGFNEGIKK comes from the coding sequence ATGGAAATGATTTTAAACAAAGAAAATTTTGTAGATATGCTCAATTCAAGTTGTCAATTAATAGATAAAAACATAGATAAACTTGGAAATATAGATGCAAAATTTGGTGACGGTGACCACGGTGTAACAATGTCAAAGATAAGCAATATCATAAAAAAATGCATAAATAATTGGGAAAATGAATCGGTATATGAATTTTTTGAAAATATGGGAGAAGAAATAATGGATGTAAATGGAGGGTCTGCGGGACCTCTCTACGGAACTTTTTTTCAAGGATTGGGAGAAGGGATAGAAAACTCAGAAGAGATAGATAATAAAGTATTTAAAAAAATGATTTTAAGTTCTTTGGAAAATATGCAAATGATCACAAAAGCGAAGGTAGGAGATAAAACAATGATGGATACACTTATTCCTGCAGCAGAATGTGCAAAAAAATCTTCTTTAGAATTACCAGAGTGCATAACCGAGATAGCAGATGCTGCCTGTAGAGGAGCAGAAAAATCTAAAGAGTTTCCTTCTAAATTTGGAAGAGCTAGATTTTTTAAAGATGAAACAATTGGCTATATGGATGCAGGTGCTATGTCTTTAAGTTTAATTTTTATGGGATTCAATGAAGGAATAAAAAAATAA
- a CDS encoding dihydroxyacetone kinase subunit DhaK, translating into MKMKKFINNPENLTQELLEGLALANKEILTLVEGHLVVSKDLETADRVTVVTLGGTGHEPALQGFVGKGMVDIAVCGDIFAAPGPDSCVKAIQMADKGHGVLFVVLNHSGDMLTANLTMKKIKKMGINVAKVVTQEDISSAPREDADNRRGFVGCVPLYKIAGGAALQGKSLEEVANVSQRYADNMAAISVSLRGATHPATGGPLAELDEEEMGVGMGQHGEGGGEKIPMETADVTTDILMEKVLDDLKIKSGEKLMVVVNGSGATTLMEMLIVYRRAVKHLEEKGIEVVGNMVGEILTVQETSGFQLFIARMDNELQSYWNEPCKTPYYSK; encoded by the coding sequence ATGAAAATGAAGAAATTTATAAACAACCCGGAGAATTTAACACAGGAATTATTGGAAGGACTGGCACTGGCCAACAAAGAGATACTTACTTTGGTAGAGGGACATCTGGTTGTAAGTAAGGATCTAGAAACAGCAGATCGTGTGACAGTGGTAACATTAGGCGGTACAGGTCATGAGCCGGCACTACAAGGGTTTGTAGGTAAAGGTATGGTTGACATAGCAGTTTGTGGAGATATATTTGCTGCACCTGGTCCAGATAGTTGTGTAAAGGCAATTCAGATGGCAGACAAAGGTCATGGGGTTTTGTTTGTAGTATTAAATCATTCGGGGGATATGTTGACAGCAAACCTTACTATGAAAAAAATAAAAAAAATGGGAATTAATGTAGCTAAAGTAGTAACACAAGAAGATATCTCGTCGGCTCCGAGAGAAGATGCAGATAACAGAAGGGGTTTTGTAGGGTGTGTTCCTTTATACAAAATTGCAGGAGGAGCAGCTTTACAGGGAAAATCCTTAGAAGAAGTAGCAAATGTGTCTCAACGTTATGCAGATAATATGGCAGCGATCTCTGTATCACTCCGTGGAGCTACTCATCCAGCAACCGGTGGACCTTTGGCAGAGTTAGATGAGGAAGAAATGGGTGTCGGAATGGGACAGCACGGAGAAGGGGGCGGAGAAAAAATACCTATGGAGACAGCAGATGTGACTACTGATATTTTAATGGAAAAAGTATTGGATGATTTGAAAATAAAGTCAGGGGAAAAGTTAATGGTTGTGGTAAATGGATCTGGAGCAACAACTTTAATGGAGATGCTAATTGTTTACAGAAGGGCTGTAAAGCACTTGGAAGAAAAAGGTATAGAGGTAGTCGGAAATATGGTAGGTGAAATTTTGACAGTTCAAGAAACGTCTGGATTCCAGTTATTCATAGCAAGAATGGATAATGAGTTACAATCTTACTGGAATGAACCTTGTAAAACACCATATTATTCTAAATAA
- the lsrF gene encoding 3-hydroxy-5-phosphonooxypentane-2,4-dione thiolase has product MADLEGNKVSKNFHLDKKSTLEGFHVKGLNHSDWGMKTRLSKIFNEESGNSVILAFDHGYIMGPTSGLERLDIVVPPLLPHIDVLMATRGGLRSCISPACGKGIALRCTAGRSVLDDDLSNEFKVVDTEEVIRMNASCMAIQVFIGSKNQHENLKELNRAVNEGTRYGIPTMGVVAVGKEMSRTKEYFLLATRMIAEFGAHIIKTYYCEGFEEVVAACPVPIVVAGGKKIPEKDALNLTYMAIKAGARGVDMGRNIFQAENPVAMAEAVSLIVHKNYTDEEAYEIYLKNK; this is encoded by the coding sequence ATGGCAGATTTAGAAGGAAACAAAGTTTCCAAGAATTTTCATTTAGATAAAAAATCAACATTAGAAGGATTTCATGTGAAGGGCTTAAATCACAGCGATTGGGGAATGAAAACAAGGCTTTCAAAGATATTTAACGAAGAATCTGGGAACTCGGTAATTTTAGCTTTTGATCATGGATATATAATGGGGCCAACATCTGGATTGGAAAGGTTGGATATAGTGGTTCCTCCATTACTGCCTCACATCGATGTATTGATGGCAACAAGAGGAGGACTAAGGAGTTGTATATCTCCGGCTTGTGGTAAAGGAATAGCTTTGAGGTGCACTGCGGGAAGATCTGTATTAGATGATGATCTGTCAAATGAATTTAAGGTGGTGGATACAGAAGAAGTTATAAGAATGAATGCTTCTTGTATGGCTATTCAGGTTTTTATTGGTTCTAAAAATCAACATGAAAATTTGAAAGAGTTAAACAGAGCAGTAAATGAGGGAACTAGGTATGGTATACCAACAATGGGGGTAGTTGCAGTAGGGAAAGAAATGAGTAGAACAAAAGAATATTTTTTATTGGCAACTAGGATGATTGCTGAATTCGGAGCTCATATAATTAAAACATATTATTGTGAAGGATTTGAAGAGGTAGTTGCAGCCTGTCCTGTTCCGATTGTAGTTGCAGGAGGGAAAAAAATACCAGAAAAAGATGCCTTAAATCTTACATACATGGCTATAAAAGCAGGTGCTAGAGGTGTAGACATGGGAAGAAATATCTTTCAAGCTGAAAATCCTGTAGCCATGGCAGAGGCTGTAAGTCTTATTGTACATAAAAATTACACAGATGAGGAAGCATATGAAATTTATCTGAAGAATAAATAA
- a CDS encoding DUF1097 domain-containing protein has product MTKKEYIVGPIIVAAIAMVVQVIDQTSVLNISSVGTGFGWVSFQAWACYFLAGCTPKGAIRTFNSYLLGCIASIIIMILGGTLASILGFFGFPMAILICVVPVICLEKSGEWFDFVPGLFIGAGAFFGFMSYVPGASFLNATVTIMIYCILGLLAGYFTILFRTKYEMVLSK; this is encoded by the coding sequence ATGACTAAAAAAGAATATATAGTTGGTCCGATAATTGTAGCAGCTATTGCAATGGTAGTACAAGTGATAGATCAAACTTCAGTTTTAAATATTTCATCGGTAGGTACGGGGTTTGGATGGGTTTCTTTTCAAGCGTGGGCCTGTTACTTTTTAGCCGGTTGTACACCTAAAGGCGCTATTAGAACATTTAATAGTTATCTACTAGGATGCATCGCTTCTATTATCATAATGATATTAGGGGGAACTTTGGCGTCAATATTGGGATTTTTCGGGTTTCCGATGGCGATCTTAATATGTGTTGTACCTGTTATATGTCTAGAAAAATCAGGTGAATGGTTTGACTTTGTACCGGGTCTTTTTATAGGGGCAGGAGCATTCTTTGGTTTCATGAGTTATGTTCCAGGAGCATCATTTTTAAATGCGACTGTTACAATAATGATCTATTGTATATTGGGGTTATTAGCAGGATATTTTACTATTTTATTTAGAACAAAATATGAAATGGTTTTAAGCAAATAA
- a CDS encoding VOC family protein, translating to MEILHVGVITNVPVDGEAYNDGLKVHLTDPENHPFKYEFLRFEDGSPLHKRIQTEPHIAIKVDSIEEEVSKATEILSEEMDCGGMFIRFADIDGFIFEFTEFRN from the coding sequence ATGGAGATATTACATGTTGGAGTTATAACAAATGTACCTGTAGACGGGGAAGCATATAATGATGGTTTAAAAGTTCACTTAACAGATCCGGAAAACCATCCTTTTAAGTATGAATTTTTAAGATTTGAAGACGGTTCTCCCTTACATAAAAGAATCCAAACAGAACCTCATATTGCAATAAAAGTAGATTCGATAGAGGAAGAAGTTTCAAAGGCGACTGAAATTTTATCAGAAGAGATGGACTGTGGCGGAATGTTTATAAGGTTTGCTGATATAGATGGTTTCATATTTGAATTTACAGAATTTAGAAATTAA
- a CDS encoding sugar-binding transcriptional regulator translates to MIYEIDKIKKIVDVARMYYEQNLTQNEIAKALSISRPSISKMLAEAKNLGIVKITITSPLEQNEELLKNIKETFNLKGGIIVHGAASEKVNNAFITNESAIYIMNKLTKSNKIGLGWGKMMNSIVKRISETSSVKTSGSICPLLGNSVTPYEEYHPDSLVRKLGEKMGLKPFYIYSPTFFASKEEFEGFLNLENQKIINNLWNSLDIAILNIDNHPSVPDFATASRFGESLNTKKIIGHMISYYYNINGEILKSSSDYTNHISLSDLKNTETVIGVCSSDTNVKAVIGALKTGLITHLIIDDELATKVLETISK, encoded by the coding sequence ATGATTTATGAGATTGATAAAATAAAAAAAATTGTAGATGTTGCCAGGATGTATTATGAACAAAATTTGACACAAAATGAAATAGCCAAAGCTTTATCTATCTCTAGGCCATCTATAAGCAAAATGCTGGCCGAGGCAAAGAATTTGGGGATTGTTAAAATAACGATAACCTCTCCTCTCGAACAAAATGAAGAGCTTTTAAAAAATATAAAAGAGACATTTAATTTAAAGGGTGGAATTATAGTCCATGGAGCAGCTTCTGAGAAAGTAAATAATGCTTTTATAACCAATGAAAGTGCAATATATATCATGAATAAACTAACTAAATCCAATAAAATAGGACTTGGTTGGGGTAAGATGATGAATTCTATTGTGAAAAGAATAAGTGAAACATCTTCTGTAAAAACTTCGGGGAGTATCTGTCCATTGTTAGGTAACTCGGTAACTCCTTATGAAGAATATCATCCTGACTCACTTGTCAGAAAATTAGGAGAAAAAATGGGACTCAAGCCATTTTATATATATTCTCCAACATTTTTTGCAAGTAAAGAAGAATTTGAAGGTTTTTTAAACTTGGAAAATCAAAAGATAATAAATAATCTTTGGAATTCTCTGGATATTGCCATATTAAATATAGATAATCACCCGTCAGTGCCTGATTTTGCAACGGCCTCACGTTTTGGTGAAAGCCTAAATACAAAAAAAATTATTGGTCATATGATTTCATATTATTATAATATAAATGGTGAAATTTTAAAGAGTTCAAGTGACTATACAAATCATATTAGTTTATCTGATCTTAAAAATACTGAAACAGTTATCGGGGTTTGTTCTTCTGATACAAATGTTAAAGCAGTAATTGGGGCTCTGAAAACTGGATTAATAACGCATCTTATTATAGATGATGAGTTAGCAACTAAGGTTCTAGAAACAATAAGCAAATAG
- a CDS encoding septal ring lytic transglycosylase RlpA family protein: MKNKFNIFIILILLLISGCSAVSKKTEVYSKTHTLKGMASWYGKDFHGRLTASGEKYNIRYYTAAHKSLPFGTIVRVTNLNNGKSVRVKINDRGPFVKGRVIDLSPKAFKSIASLNSGVIPVKIEILDDSETFRYKS, translated from the coding sequence ATGAAAAACAAATTTAATATTTTTATAATTTTGATACTTTTACTTATATCTGGATGTTCTGCCGTATCAAAAAAAACCGAAGTTTATTCCAAGACTCACACTCTAAAAGGTATGGCTTCATGGTATGGAAAAGATTTTCATGGGCGGTTAACTGCCAGCGGAGAAAAGTATAATATTAGATATTATACTGCTGCACACAAATCCCTTCCTTTTGGAACTATCGTGCGTGTCACTAATTTAAACAATGGAAAAAGTGTAAGAGTAAAAATAAATGATCGTGGCCCTTTTGTTAAAGGTCGAGTTATAGACCTCAGTCCTAAGGCCTTTAAAAGTATAGCCTCGCTCAATAGCGGAGTGATACCTGTAAAAATTGAAATTTTAGACGACTCGGAGACATTCAGATATAAAAGTTAA
- a CDS encoding aspartate ammonia-lyase, whose protein sequence is MRIEKDGIGELEIPKTKYYGIHTQRAIDNFYLKNGKKTNPELIKSFALVKLAAAEANFKAGKLDEDKKNYIVRACERVYNGELESEFPLSSIQGGAGTSTNMNANEVVANAALEEMGEEKGRYDLINPIEDVNLSQSTNDTYPTAVKITVIRILRELVTEAMALQEELQKKEKEFSPIFKLGRTQLQDAVPLTLGQSFGAFAEAVSRDRWRLYKIEERIRRINIGGTAIGTGIGASLKYRYYVTEELKRLTGYGLARAENLIDATQNLDVFVEISGLLKTMAVNLNKISNDLRLMSSGPNGGIGEIKLPSIQMGSSIMPGKINPVGAEFIKQIFHKVQGNDLIVSAAAAEGEFELNALTPIISESVLESIEVLRDGIKMFREKVIKGITADKERCEKHLRASLSTITSHIDQLGYELLSEILKECEKTGKSYDELLKEKGLVKE, encoded by the coding sequence ATGAGAATTGAAAAAGACGGTATAGGGGAACTAGAAATACCTAAAACCAAATATTACGGAATCCACACTCAAAGAGCAATAGATAATTTCTACCTTAAAAATGGGAAAAAAACAAATCCAGAATTGATAAAAAGCTTTGCTCTGGTGAAACTTGCTGCTGCTGAAGCCAATTTCAAAGCTGGAAAACTTGATGAAGATAAAAAAAACTACATAGTTAGAGCCTGTGAAAGGGTTTATAATGGAGAGCTAGAATCTGAGTTCCCTCTTTCTTCAATCCAGGGTGGTGCAGGTACTTCTACAAATATGAATGCAAATGAGGTAGTTGCAAATGCTGCCCTAGAAGAGATGGGAGAAGAAAAGGGAAGATATGATCTCATAAACCCCATAGAAGATGTCAACCTCAGCCAGAGTACCAATGATACATATCCCACTGCAGTTAAAATAACTGTGATCAGAATCTTGAGAGAATTAGTAACAGAAGCCATGGCTCTGCAAGAAGAACTTCAAAAAAAAGAAAAAGAGTTCTCACCTATATTCAAATTAGGAAGAACACAGCTTCAAGATGCCGTCCCACTCACCTTAGGACAAAGTTTCGGTGCATTTGCCGAAGCTGTCTCTAGAGACAGGTGGAGACTGTACAAAATAGAAGAAAGAATCAGAAGAATCAACATCGGAGGAACTGCCATAGGAACCGGTATAGGGGCTAGCCTAAAGTATCGTTATTATGTGACTGAAGAGCTTAAGAGACTCACCGGATACGGCCTTGCAAGGGCAGAGAACCTAATAGATGCCACTCAAAACCTAGATGTTTTTGTAGAAATCTCAGGCCTTCTTAAAACAATGGCCGTCAACCTAAATAAGATATCTAACGACCTAAGGCTTATGTCTTCAGGTCCAAATGGTGGTATAGGAGAGATAAAACTTCCTTCAATACAGATGGGATCCTCTATAATGCCGGGAAAAATAAACCCTGTAGGAGCAGAATTTATAAAACAGATATTTCATAAGGTACAGGGAAATGACCTTATTGTTTCAGCGGCGGCAGCTGAAGGAGAGTTTGAATTAAATGCACTCACTCCAATTATTTCTGAATCTGTTCTTGAAAGTATAGAGGTTTTAAGAGATGGTATAAAAATGTTTAGAGAAAAGGTTATCAAAGGAATTACCGCTGATAAAGAAAGATGTGAAAAACACCTGAGAGCTAGCCTCTCAACTATAACAAGTCATATAGACCAACTAGGTTATGAGCTTTTATCGGAAATTCTGAAAGAATGTGAAAAAACAGGAAAATCATATGATGAGCTTTTAAAAGAGAAAGGTTTGGTAAAGGAGTGA
- the hydF gene encoding [FeFe] hydrogenase H-cluster maturation GTPase HydF, giving the protein MSELNKTPSSSRLHIAIFGKRNMGKSTLINALTGQNLAIVSEYAGTTTDPVYKAMEILPIGPCVIIDTAGLDDLGDLGELRVKKSLEVLKKTDIALLTVTGEGFSDFDREIIKLLEEKNIPFITVINKKDIIPANSEFTEELKIKNIPYVAVSAQLKEEIHTLKELIIKYSPKEFEQPTIVGDLINPGESIVLVIPVDTGMPKGRLILPQVQTMRDILDNDGVFHVCKERELRWTLDKLKEKPKLVITDSQEFSKVSADTPDDILLTSFSILFARYKGDLMKMVKGAKALKNLKAGDKVLMAEACTHHAQPDDIGKVKIPRWIRQNIENDLTFDFCAGRDYPDNLSDYKLVIHCGGCTLNRKEMLSRIEVSSVQGVPVLNYGLCIATLHGILDRALKPFPEVYFQWLED; this is encoded by the coding sequence ATGTCCGAACTTAATAAAACTCCTAGTTCTAGCAGACTTCATATAGCTATATTTGGAAAAAGAAATATGGGAAAATCCACACTGATAAATGCCCTCACAGGGCAAAACCTTGCTATAGTTTCAGAATATGCAGGTACCACAACAGATCCTGTTTACAAAGCTATGGAAATCCTTCCAATCGGTCCCTGTGTCATAATAGACACCGCAGGACTAGATGACTTGGGAGATCTAGGAGAATTGAGAGTCAAAAAAAGTCTCGAAGTTTTAAAAAAAACCGATATTGCTCTTCTCACAGTTACCGGAGAAGGATTTAGTGACTTTGACAGAGAGATAATAAAACTTTTAGAGGAAAAAAATATTCCTTTTATAACAGTTATAAACAAAAAAGATATAATACCTGCAAATTCAGAATTCACAGAAGAATTGAAAATAAAAAATATCCCTTATGTAGCTGTATCGGCACAACTAAAAGAAGAGATACACACTTTAAAAGAGCTCATTATTAAATACTCTCCTAAGGAATTTGAACAACCTACCATAGTTGGAGATCTTATAAATCCTGGAGAGAGCATCGTTTTAGTAATCCCGGTAGATACAGGAATGCCCAAGGGAAGGCTCATCCTCCCTCAGGTACAGACTATGAGGGACATTCTAGACAATGACGGAGTCTTTCATGTTTGCAAAGAAAGGGAGCTTCGTTGGACTCTCGATAAGTTAAAAGAAAAACCGAAACTGGTAATAACTGATTCCCAGGAATTTTCAAAAGTTTCAGCAGATACTCCAGATGATATCCTCCTTACATCTTTTTCCATACTTTTTGCAAGATACAAGGGAGATCTCATGAAGATGGTCAAAGGCGCAAAAGCTTTAAAGAATTTAAAAGCCGGGGACAAAGTACTTATGGCAGAAGCATGTACACACCATGCTCAGCCTGATGATATCGGAAAAGTAAAAATTCCTAGATGGATTCGTCAGAACATAGAAAATGATCTCACTTTTGACTTTTGTGCAGGAAGAGATTATCCAGACAACCTTTCAGACTACAAGCTTGTGATACACTGTGGAGGCTGCACTCTAAACAGGAAAGAGATGCTTTCTAGAATCGAGGTGAGTTCAGTACAAGGAGTCCCTGTACTGAATTACGGACTCTGCATAGCCACTCTCCATGGAATTTTAGACAGGGCACTGAAACCTTTCCCAGAGGTATATTTCCAGTGGCTAGAAGATTAA
- a CDS encoding MBL fold metallo-hydrolase encodes MKIKTFYLGEMMSCAYLTWNEDTKEAFLFDCGGENLENLFAFLRANELTLKKVIFTHGHHDHIVGLKKLLQHVSDVEIYIGEEEEKFLTDANLNLSAFLGKSFTYEGKVKTVKEGDMIGGFKVIDTPGHTVGSKCYYNSKEKIMLSGDTLFKRSYGRYDLPTGNGEVLFVSLGKICNEYPGETKVYSGHTEVTTLGEEKVFLQMNGLI; translated from the coding sequence ATGAAAATAAAAACTTTTTATTTGGGCGAGATGATGTCTTGTGCTTATCTTACTTGGAATGAGGATACAAAAGAGGCTTTTCTTTTTGACTGCGGTGGAGAAAACCTAGAAAATCTTTTTGCATTTTTAAGAGCCAATGAACTGACTTTAAAAAAAGTAATATTCACTCACGGACACCACGATCATATAGTGGGACTAAAGAAACTTCTTCAGCATGTTTCAGATGTAGAGATTTATATAGGGGAAGAAGAGGAAAAATTTCTTACTGATGCCAACTTAAACCTTTCAGCTTTCTTAGGAAAAAGTTTCACTTATGAAGGGAAGGTAAAAACTGTAAAAGAGGGAGATATGATAGGAGGATTCAAGGTTATTGATACTCCAGGGCATACAGTGGGATCAAAATGCTATTATAATTCCAAGGAAAAAATAATGCTTTCAGGAGACACTCTTTTTAAAAGAAGTTATGGTAGATATGATCTTCCAACAGGTAATGGAGAAGTTTTATTTGTGAGCTTGGGGAAAATATGTAATGAATATCCAGGTGAAACAAAGGTTTACAGCGGTCATACAGAGGTAACTACCCTTGGAGAAGAAAAAGTATTTCTTCAGATGAATGGGCTTATTTAA
- a CDS encoding ArsR/SmtB family transcription factor gives MEIDKAVLLFKMMSNPIRLGILKELSEKGVLCVSMLEEAIGSSQSSTSQHLAHLRNSGILTCQKNGKKVCYTIADKNVEELIKQLKLEEN, from the coding sequence GTGGAAATTGATAAGGCTGTCTTACTGTTTAAAATGATGTCAAATCCCATAAGGCTTGGAATCTTAAAGGAGCTTTCTGAAAAAGGTGTTCTTTGTGTAAGTATGCTAGAGGAAGCTATAGGGTCTTCTCAGTCTAGTACTAGTCAACATCTGGCACATCTCAGAAATTCTGGAATACTTACCTGTCAAAAAAATGGTAAGAAGGTGTGCTATACCATAGCTGACAAGAATGTGGAGGAACTTATAAAACAACTTAAATTAGAGGAAAACTAA
- a CDS encoding NAD(P)/FAD-dependent oxidoreductase, which produces MEKIYDMIIIGGGPAGLTAAIYAGRAQLNVLVIEKRELGSLISAHKIDNYPGFPDGITGRELYQLKKEHALKYNVNIVEGTFLELDIFSEPKIVKTDVENYHGKSVIIASGWPKNSVKKIKGEQEFIGKGVSYCATCDGAFTRNLKVGLFGQGDEVAEEALFLTRYSKEIFIFSKENSLKCNEELKNALLSHENVKIIPNSSIVEIKGNDYVEEVVVSRDGLEESYSLDYTFLYLGTRSTEELFSGFAKLDPNGYIITGEDMKTEVDGVYAAGDIRSKAIRQVTTAVADGTIASLEAAKYILKQKKES; this is translated from the coding sequence GTGGAAAAAATATATGACATGATAATTATAGGGGGGGGACCTGCAGGGCTTACAGCTGCCATATACGCAGGCCGTGCACAGTTAAATGTTCTGGTAATAGAAAAAAGAGAACTAGGAAGTCTTATTTCAGCCCATAAAATAGACAATTATCCTGGATTTCCAGACGGGATAACAGGCAGAGAGTTATACCAGCTGAAAAAAGAACATGCTTTAAAATATAATGTAAATATTGTAGAGGGGACTTTTCTTGAACTTGATATTTTCTCTGAACCAAAGATCGTAAAGACAGACGTAGAAAATTACCACGGTAAATCAGTTATAATAGCCAGCGGTTGGCCTAAAAATAGTGTTAAGAAGATAAAGGGAGAGCAGGAATTTATAGGAAAGGGGGTATCCTATTGTGCCACCTGTGACGGGGCTTTTACCAGAAATCTAAAGGTGGGCTTATTCGGTCAGGGGGATGAAGTTGCAGAAGAGGCACTTTTTCTCACAAGATACTCTAAGGAGATATTTATTTTCTCAAAGGAAAACAGTCTAAAATGCAACGAGGAACTAAAAAATGCTCTTTTATCCCATGAAAATGTAAAAATAATTCCAAATAGCAGTATTGTTGAAATAAAGGGAAATGATTATGTGGAAGAAGTTGTTGTATCAAGAGATGGCCTAGAGGAAAGTTACTCTTTAGATTATACTTTTTTATATTTAGGAACGAGGTCCACAGAGGAACTTTTTTCTGGATTTGCCAAACTAGATCCAAACGGATACATAATAACAGGAGAAGATATGAAGACCGAGGTAGACGGAGTCTATGCAGCGGGTGACATAAGATCAAAGGCTATAAGGCAAGTTACCACAGCGGTGGCAGATGGAACAATAGCCTCATTAGAAGCTGCCAAGTATATACTGAAACAAAAAAAAGAGAGTTAA
- a CDS encoding sigma-70 family RNA polymerase sigma factor produces MNISNYLKEISHYPLLTKEEEIEFALKAQNGDESAHEKLVTSNLRLVVSIAKKYINIGIPVLDLIQEGNIGLIKAVSKFDTTMDKRFSTYATFWIKQSILRYISSNKGVIRYPTYIYDNISKINKFIRDYKNKYGSVPSIEVIATGLEFKKKDVEKYLNIFEQSLNSLEESYGENGDLHSIIPSDDLFEEQIITDSVNEELISNLKILNSKERDVIIHRFGLFNKNVLTLEEIGNHLNLTRERIRQIQLKAIDKLRDKFRYTM; encoded by the coding sequence ATGAATATATCCAATTATCTAAAAGAGATAAGCCACTATCCCCTCTTAACCAAGGAAGAAGAGATAGAATTTGCCTTGAAAGCCCAGAATGGAGACGAATCAGCTCATGAAAAGTTGGTTACATCCAACCTAAGACTCGTAGTAAGTATAGCAAAAAAATATATAAATATCGGCATTCCTGTCTTAGATCTCATACAAGAAGGAAATATCGGACTGATAAAAGCTGTCAGTAAGTTTGATACCACCATGGATAAAAGGTTTTCCACCTATGCCACTTTTTGGATAAAGCAGAGTATTTTAAGATATATTTCATCAAATAAAGGGGTTATAAGATATCCTACTTATATCTATGATAATATCTCAAAAATAAACAAATTCATAAGAGATTACAAAAATAAATATGGTTCCGTTCCATCTATTGAAGTTATCGCCACAGGCCTTGAATTCAAGAAAAAAGATGTGGAGAAATACCTCAATATTTTTGAACAATCCCTGAATTCACTTGAAGAATCCTACGGTGAAAACGGAGACCTTCACAGCATTATTCCAAGTGATGATCTTTTTGAAGAGCAGATAATAACAGACAGTGTAAACGAAGAACTTATAAGTAATTTAAAAATACTTAATTCCAAGGAAAGAGACGTCATCATACACAGATTTGGACTTTTCAACAAAAATGTTCTTACTCTAGAAGAGATAGGAAACCATCTGAACCTAACCAGAGAGCGAATAAGGCAAATTCAGCTCAAAGCTATCGATAAGTTAAGAGATAAGTTTAGGTATACTATGTAA